atatcaatttttcattgttcTATTTCTTTcggataaataaaacatagacCTCCGTTATACttcattatacttttaaaaagatcaatttataaaatttttatcaatgaaaattttttgtatatgagatataaatattaataaaagatgtaacacaaaagaaatttgtcttgtgtataataatttataaaaattaaattaagcaaagcttcaataatttattttgaaaataactttaaaaatatattaatttattttacagatataattcatttagcatttattttaaaagtcaatatatcatttttttagaataatcagtttatatattatagttttttaaatatttacacactTCGTGATTCTTTGTAGTGTCTCTCTAAGGAATGCGTTCATGCTACTGGTCTTATTGCAAAGGCGCAATTAACTAACGAGTTACTAATTCTGattcaaaaaatgtattacgtGGAAAGAAGTATGTTATTTATTGGACTGATCAACGTGATAACATCAATAGAAGAGAACCTAGCAGAACTTGTAATACTTGCCGACGATGCAAGACATTTATTTAAGCCGTTAAACTTTCTCacacgtttaataaaattagcaaaagCTAAAAAAGTTCTATTTTatccatgtaaaaaaaaacaacttggCCAAGCATGTTGTGTATCTACCTACATCAGTGCAATTTCAATAAGAATTGGACCTTCTTACTTCTCAGAAGAAATTAACAAGATCAAGCATGATATTGAATCcattagaaaataaagtataatctcGATTGATATTTTGGGTCCTTCttctaattgaaattattgtacactataactttttatacgagataatagatataaaaaaaaaaaaatatatatatatatatatatatatatatatatgtttacaaaaaaattttgattcttatataaaacataataaattattttcacatgggtttacatacaaaaacatacaaaaacatacaaaaattgcaaaaaaaaaaaatttttgtattatacaaaatgaacatatatacaaaaaattatgttaatataaaaatcgagttacaactaaaattatttttgaaaacaaggcaaaacattaaatttccaGTTACCGTGCCAATCAGGGTAGAGCTGAGATGTAAACATATtgttttgaaactttttacaTAACTGTTGTTGCTTCTCATTATTAGGGAAATCTTGAAACCACATTTTCAATTGCTGAGCCAGCTCATACTCGTTCGCAAACACCAAACTGTTCTCATTGTGTCTTACCAGCTCTGATAAGCTAAACAATAAAACGAATATTTAGTAAGAAAATCtactttttaacaatatattacattaaatcatattaattttcaatttaccaattaaaattatatgcacaaACTGGCAAGCGACAACCAAACATATCAACAACTTTCATAGGTAAATCCAATCCACTTGATGAAGTATGGAGACATACTCCTAAGTCTGCACTAGCTGTTTCAGAAAACAAtggttatttaaaatataaaaatataaaaaatctcttataaaagaatataagagaatatataatgttatactaaaaaaaaatttgttaattatagtaataacaTATAGATGTGTAATACCTAATATTTTCGGATAATCTTCATTTTCAAGCCATAGTGTTTTTACTTTGACATGtttccaatttttcaaattaacaaTAGCCATATAAAAGTCTTTTAATGGTCCTTTTCCTGTTATTACACAGATTAAATCTGGTAAGTTCAATTCTCTGTTTTCACACACATTTTCGTATTCTATAAAAAGTAGcagaaatgtaattttcatcaTCTAACATGTGTAAAAATGATCATGAATAAAACAAATGCATATAGAGACACAACCTTGTAATGCATTTATAAGGATTGAGAAATCTTCATCCTCGGTCCAACTAGTACTGGATACAATGAAACCAGATCTTCTTGGTGAATAAGGtacaattacattatatttttcagctAACTTTTGCAGAAATTCATTCTTTTCTGTCAAAGTTATAGGACAGAATTCATCTGCTGGCTTATCATATAGAACCTTAgctctataattataaatgttattattaaatgtaagtCATTtgcttttaaagatatatttatacagaaatgtataaagctattaaaacatatttgtgagtcttagatataaatatatattatataaattatataagtttgatgtaagataattttaaaatagttagATAACatagttttgtaaaaattattttctatagaaaaagatttgataaatattactaaCTGGATACCCCAAGTTTTTTCCAAATCTTTTTTCATAGCTTTGGtgacacaaaaattattctttgctCTGCGaccaaatattttctcaattctTCTTGCCAGATTCACTAGAATATGTTCTTTTCCCAGGCTTAACGCCATAAGAGAATGTGCATAGTTGTGCCAGTCGATTATAAACTGTGTGTTCATTATTACGCAATAAAGCCAACATATTGGTATTGTTGGTATCGCAGGTGGATTCTGTATTATTAAGGAACCTGATAtccgttttttaaataataattgtaaaagatcAATGGTCTGCCATGCCACTTTTACTATATAACACAGAAGACGTGgcaatgctaaaaaaaaaataaaatatatattgttttaatatactgTCTTTGTATAAACAAACTATAGgaaaaacagaattttataaagagacaTGCCAAGAGTATACCATTTTGCATTTCAGGAGGCGGTCGCAAATAATGAATCCGTATACGTGTATTCTCTAATCTCTCTCATTGGCGGTGAACCAGGATAACCTACGACATCAACGATAAATCCTTCCTTAGCGAAGGAGATGGCATGGTATTGCATTCGCGGGCTTCTGCCAATGTCACCGAGCACAAGCACGCAAACATTTTTCCAATCGGATTTTAATCTTCTCTGATATAAACTTCCCAAATAAGAAAGAATCGGCAAAGATaccaaaaatatcaatatgatgtatatgaacatttcaaatgaaaaattgattttttaatcgcgTGGATCTTTTCAAAAGTCTAACTCGCGCAAGTCAGTTTCCTCTTGTtataatatctgtatataataatttccttATTGCGTACGTTTCGTTTCACTAATGCATGATGCGTatcatgcattatttattcttgtttAACATTATTGTAAAACTGTCGGGACCaaacattgtttttattatttatgtttctttattatttattcctcGTTcaatccatttttttattcaagacaCATGCGTGAAATAAAGATGCAATGTTTTTTAGTCGTTTACTGCAATAAATTCTCTCATATAATTACGTGGAAAATTGTCTACATTTTGTACCGCAAATGCAATTCCCCTATTCTAGAACAGCTGTTGCTATGCGTTTGAAAATCTGCTCGCTTGAGTAGAACAGCATTTCATTGACCAATCGGGACGAAGAAATTTTAGTTCATTTTGTTCTGATTAGTCAAATGTAGCCATGAAGAACGAATCTAGCATATACGTACACACGgttgaaaatctatatatatatatatattcgtatatcCTATTCGGTGCTCGATGGAAAAGGCGGGAAACGATTGGCACATCGCGAGTCGCGAACTACCATCGTAGGTCGTGGTATTGTATTGTCGTGAGACACGAGCGgcattgaaatatttcgtaataagAACACAATTTGTTTTGTGATCAATTTGGTGGcactattaataaattcttagcCTGTAAATTAATAGTTGAAGTATATATACGAGTAACagttaatttatatgcatacacACGTTAGCATTTCGTTTCGTTAGCACATCCGTTAGAGGTTTTTTCgttatttctgttattttttttcacttccTGTAGAGTAACAGAAAGAAAcgggataaaaaattatatcgcgtTTTCGATCGAacgagaaaagaataatatatatgtagagaaaaaaggaaatttttatgttatatcttTCATCTCGAAACATGAAAGATATCAAACAGTATTTTTCCAATGACACGAAGATCGTCGACGAGAGAGCCTCTGCAGATCTTGAAGAGGAGAGTGGACAGTGGAAAACAATCGCGGCAGGTAAACGCGGACGCGTGAAGATTCGAATATCGCGTACTTCTTCCCAAGAGAGAACGTGCGACATAGTAGAAAGCAAAAATGATCTGATTGACAAAACGCTTAGTCCGTTCAGTGGCAAGGTAAACAACGGTGAGGGAACTATGCCTGATGAGACACCAAAAACCAAACCAAAGCGGAATTTCAGAaaggtataaaatttaaaattcaataaaagagTTGCAATTGATGGTTGCTGATTTGTCGAAATCTAAtggaattttcttttaaggGTCCTGAgctcacaaaaataaatgtatatcaaTCTGAAAAAGCAAAGTATGTGGAACAAAATACAAACGAGTTAAGTGAACAAATTATCATAGATTTAGACAGTATTTCTAATGACAgtacaaagaatattaatgaGGTTGAAAATGTAGAACTCTGTAATGAAGTTGGTTCTCAGCGAGAAGAATCAAATGCATTTCAAGTTTTGATGAATCGAAGTAAACCAATACAGTATAAGGAACTGTCACCGCAATCTATagaagatattgaaaataaagagaaattggATGACATCAAAGAATTAAGATCTAGACATAAAGAGAAACTGATAGCCTTGGCTGATAAAAAAGGATATTCGAAAAGAAAGATTGCAGAGATGGAAGAAGGtgagagaatagaaaaaaatatagaaaaccgcatgagattttttaaaagtgatGTCACAGACGATATTGCGCATAAAAGAAATGACAGTATTggattatcgattaaaaataacaaacagCAGTCTGGAAATTTGCTGGATTATTTCAGGTAAATTATAATccttatgtaaaattaacattacaattctttataatatattatttttaaattattgctaagtatagtaaaattattacaatgcaTGTACAAGTAAATCCAGATTTTAGAATAAGAATCTTAGAAttgtttagaaattttaagattgcttaagcaaaataattattatatgtttttattgtacaGTAAATCACCCTTGGAATCGAAAAACGAAGACGAGAAATATACATCTACTTTTATCGTAAAAGCGGACGTCCATCAGTCTAATAATTCCGACATTGAACCTGTAATAAAGTCAATATCGAACAGGATATATTCTagcaaaaaatgtttaaagtcAAAGAATCTTTCTACAGTGGATGATATTCACATTATAGcatctgaaaatttatatttaacgcaAACAAATAAGCAAGACATGCAAAAGCGGGAGAAACCCCGTTGGTCTTTacgtataaaattacattctacTGAAGACAATGATTCTTCAAATGGTAATGTAATAAGAgtgtttatataacaaaaaatgaaaacctCAAATATACACAGAATGTCATACATATGATGTAAAATGTAGATAGAGTCTCCCAATGCTCATTGGTCGACGGCAATGATTTTTGTTTCACACTTTGATCGctgattttgatatttttaaataggtTTTtagcaagaatttttttataacgataaaattaatatacataattttgcattacaGATACCACTgacgatgaaatattttcactgagaaacaaattaaaatttaatacctcGAATAAATTTCGGAACTCTGTAAATATGGAAGATAAAAATGTCTACTCGAAAGATTGTAACAGTCATATTAGAACGAAACCGCCAAATAAGGAGAAGAAAGAATCAATCGGTAAACAAAAAGGAGACAATGTGCAAAACACTGCGAAAGACGCTAtcgttattgataataatagaaatgttgATATACAGAcgaaaaaattgaacgaaaTTGCTAAAGTGGAACATAAAGACACGAATGAAACGATCATAACAATGACTGATTCCGaatgtgaaattattaatgaatatgtCTTGAAGAGAAAGCCGAACGAAAAACTTGCACCATTATTCATTAAACGACGTAAAACAAATCCGGTTGTTACAGCAGCTAAACGTTCATTTTTGCAATCGGACATAATAGACATGGAGAATAAGAACATAAATCGTAAGGCACATAACAATAGTAGCATTTCTACATTACCGTTTCCCGCAATCAGTCACGTGACACAATTGAAAGATACATcggatttgattaaattagagATCGAGTATAAATTTTCGACGAAAgtcgagagaaaatatttgcctTCGAtagatgttaataattataaatgtatttgtaattatagtaAAGTACCAAAAGCGGTTGAAGTGAAGATTAATGAGCCTGTGAAGGCAAACATTGATGAAATATTGTCCGAGATCGAGGAATTTTGTCCGGACGCACGGAAAATATGGAAGACTATATCAACGATCAAGAgcgatttggaaaaaaaatcgccTCCACCGCGAATGAAAAGTAGGAAGTCGAGAATAGTTGagcgaaaaaagatattaacggAAAATATTGGAAACGAAAAAAGTCCGTTGCACGATTGCGTTTGGACGTGTAAATATAAACCGATGAGCGCAGAGGATATAGTAGGAAATGAGGAAGCCGCGGGAAAACTGAAAGATTGGCTAAGTGGCTGGAGAGCATCCTTAACAAAACAGGACGATGGCAGTAGTAGCGACGAATTCTATTCGTCAGACTGCAGTTCTTCGTGCAACAACCgtgaaaataatcaaatagcTGTATTGTTGGGTCCACACGGCAGCGGAAAGACAGCGAGTGTATACGGAGTAGCGGAAGAACTCGGTTATAGGTTGGTAGTTGTGAAAGTTGTagagcttaaaaatattattgtgtattttaaataatgattctttgtgcatattaaaattatttaatattaaaagtaataaatctttatacattaaagacataattaaaaacatgtaatatatatatatatatatatatatatatatatatatatatatatatatatataacaatgaaatGTTAAAGCATTTGTTTACTTATGATTAATATCATGATAATATGTaagataatattcttttattcatataaaataaattttgcaattaaagtaTTACATTGTTTAAAATGGATTAAATAATACAGCTTGTTTTTGCAGTGTACTTGAAGTAAATGCGTCCTCTAGACGAACGGGAAAGAAAATCTTGAAAGAATTGGAGGAAGCCACGAAATCGcatagaattaaaaagaacAAACATAAATCTCCCTTTGCACGAATCGCAAATGAGAATGAGATTCCGAAAATATCGCAAAACTCTTTAATTCTTCTAGAAGATGTTGATCTCATTTTTGAAGAAGATGAAGGATTTGTGTCCGCTGCATATCATTTGGCATCAAAGACCAAACGACCGATTGTCATGACATGTAGAGATACATGTCCTCACTTGAGCAAAATGGCACCACAGcagaacaaaatttattttcaaaaagtaaATGGTAGCAGAGTGTCTGCTCTATTGGAATTAATTTCGCTGGCGGAGACGAATCGCAGGCTTCCGCATAATTGTCTAATGGTAAGCAATCTTCCTTTATATTGTGTTGAGaaagattcatatttttatggaaatatatacTGTCTACAATATTTTGGCAACTTACAATATTTGTatgagaattttgaaaattggaGGACCTTGATGTACTAAAAGAAATCTGAACGTCAcaagttataaattaacattcaaatttaaatctgtatattaaaattactcttAAATGTTATTCAACATGATTACACTCTTCGCACGACATGTGAcagtcaaaaaatatatattcgaaattatttcattatttagaaattactaCAAGCAGGCGATCTACGGCAGGCATTGCTCCAGTCACAATATCTGCTACTCTCTGGTCCACCAGAATTAACTGAACGATCTACGACCATTAAACCGTCGCTTTGGCAAAGCGTGCAACGCTACTTGTACAAACCTGCGATTAAGATGATAAATAGGCACAAGACAAGGAAAGGTACAAATACCAAAAGGTTCAATGATACTGCATTTATACTGGATAATTTAGCTGAGAATTTGGACAGTTTATCTCTAGTGTCGACTTTAATCGACATCGAAGAcacaatgttaaatatatcggAGGAGAAAGCGCAACCTAATTTATCTTTAGCCGAAAACATATCGTTCTATTCCGCTTCGCGCGATCTCAAAGTAGATATAGCAACTTTTATTAGTGACCAAATTCTCTGCATTGATTCGAATGCAAATGGGCTCAtgcaaaatcaaaataatattattttgaggaAACGACTGAATCGAGGAGTGGATCTGGCGCTATCGCATGTCACTTCCACATGTTTAGATCAACGAATCATAGCGTTAGATTATCTTCCGACAGTGCGAACAATATGTCGCGCGGAAGAATTTCGCTCTACTATCAATTACAAACGAAGCAATCGTTTTTTCCATTATCTGCATAGTTACATACCGTCGGCATCGATGAAACCGAATATTTTAGCCGCTGCGTGTAAAATGTTGCAAGAAAAAACCATATCCGCATGAGTAGTTATTAGTGATACTATCGATTGATCCGACctaaaaaaacatacattcTTTCTATCTATGATGAATGTgatgcttatatttttaataaaatttaatatcatgataaattaagtgaaagttttatagcatattatttatgtctataattatgatgtaatataaattgtgatGCATATtgttgtgtaaaatatatatatatatataataaacattattttagtgttttccctcttttttgtaattaaatttgttatatttcagcaaagaaaataagtattttagcATCTatacaaatttgaaaaaagtagaattacatctataataatttacatagaaAGTGAAGAAAACATTGCATATTCGCAACAGTTGACTGTTCAGAGATATATTGTCTCCTATTTTCTGGATAGATTATAGCGTTATAAACGTATCTGATTTTATTTGTCTAACATCAAGAATAACATACTGTTTGTGTCTAAATGCATCTAAATAAATCTACAATGGGAATGTGGATTTttgtacacatttttatatacattgctgTTATTCTCCATATTGCGCTATATATTGTTACACAACCgcggattatatattttattgtaattgctgggaaattttcatgataaatatttgaataaaagaatatttattttcttaaatctctgtattttccctctttttcaaatattgtgaaaatgtttataatgattatataatattatacaagttaaatctttatatgatGCAGCTTGCGAtttaattcttcaaattttagtATTTTGCGAATGAAGAAATCTCCATAACGGTGCGCTACCTTTGTATCAGCAATGTGGATCATATCATGATCAATATAGAAATCCAACTGAAACAGAAAATTATCTTAGCATGGAACATTCATAGTAATATATTCtaagtatttaattatgttaattaattgattaatatgtaTGTCTTCCAGGAACTTAAATAACAGAAAggcagatttatttatatatgaacaaaaattttgtaatgcctttgacaaagaaaataaataatatatcaaatttatgaaaaaaaactatataaaattatttttaacaatataaattaggagaaatgtatcatttttttctagagaAATCAGTAATAAGATctgtattgttaaaaaaagcattaaagaGATATAGACATATGAAGGACAAtgaataatcttatataaattattatttttaatactgctggcaattaaaattataatattatgtatacatatatatattattgtaattttaatgcaGTATATAAATGGTCTAATATAAGACATACCTCAGAGCCGGATTGAAATTTTCCATCTAATCCCGATGTACCTTTTGTCCAAACAATATTCTTCATTTTGTgcttaaaacataataaatgaatCGTCAAAGCATTAACTTCTTTGTCCAAGTCCCAACCCTCTATATCAGACCTAGTATTATTGCCCATGAATGTAGCTAATTTGCTTAGTGGTAATGTCGTGTAGAGTTTCAAGTATGAACGGATGGTCGGCAACATTTTTTGCTGCACCACTTCGTCCATAAAGACTTGAGTTTGATGCTTGATGGCTTCACGAACGTAATCTTCGTTAGGATTATCCGGATTCGGTGGTGTTAAAGCCAGGAATTTAGGACATGCAAAAACGAAACAGTTTTCAAACTCTGTAAGATCGCCGTACTGCATCTTATACATCTTTTCATGATAGTTCTTGTCCCGTAAAGCTTGCTGCAAGCCTTCGTCTATGCATTGTGGATGTAAGACTAGACAGATGGCGAGTAAATGGTACATTTGCTCGGTTTGCTTATTTATCTGATCATTCTGATAGCTCCGCGTGGCGAACAGCTGCTTTGTACGTTGGATGTATAGTAGGATACCGGAGAATGTTCTGATCGCATCCGCATATCGGCGCATCATCATATACGCAAAGCCCACATAATATGCTGTCGAAATCTGACAACCAGGTACATGGGAGTACGCACTCTTCTTGTAAAGCTCCACATTCTCCAGGACTTTTATGGCCTGATAATAATCTCCCAGCAGAGAATGCAATCTTAGAAGACCAACAAGGGAGAAGTAGCCGAGCATCTTGTATAGAGAATGTCTGCCAAAAGCGCCGGCTACGGAATCTGGATCACCGCCGCTCGCATATACCTCCAACTGGCTCTTGATTTTCGATTTATCGACCAGATAGTGCAGAACATTTAATACGCACAAGACATCCCAAATCTTGTTATGCGCGTTCAGATTCTCAATCTCGTCCGGCGTCTTATTAGATAGATTGGCGCGATATTGAGCGAACGATTGAAACTGATAAACAAACTCGTCGATGAGCTCCCACAGCCACTGGTCGGGCAGTTCCAGCTGCACTGGAGTGTCCGGATTTAGAATATAGTTGAAGAGATCgcagtaattataaaaagagttGAGACGTTGCTCCAGCGTAGGGCCCTGCATGCGCGCGTAAATGTGACGGTAATAAAGCTCCTTGTACAGAGTAAGGAAGACTGGATCATTGTCGACGATATGAGTGATCGTCAATGCGTCCGGCCACGGCGACTTATCAAACAGCTGTTCCGAGATCTTGGGGAACGAGTTCTCGTACAAATTCTGTATCTCGAAAATCATACCTTCGTTGATGCAGTTGCGTAAGAAAATAAGGAAATTGCGCACCACCTCTGGTACTTGCCGATAGCTCGGCCGATCGTACTGATCATGCACCTCCGGTGGCCCGTAATCGTCGTAGGCGTCATACTACAAAAGAAAGTGTGtatattgaaaaacaatttttgaaacaaaaagattgggtaaatatatatagagttacGTTAAAGCACTACTAAGCTTCACACTaagttttctataacgcttatgcaatatatttcgataCCTCGTTGTAGTCGTCGTACATCCTATTGCGTTAAAACGGTGACTTAGAAAGAACGTAAcctctctttttcccgaacCCGAGAGGTGCAGCACAAACACACGAGTCGCCAAGAATcatagaaaatgaaaacttGAGACAGGAGTATCAACTCGAAagaataaatcgaaaaatgtCGCCATCTAATCAATTGGCGTCActaagagataaatattccCTATACGAGAAAGATAGTATTCAATTGCCTATTGGTTTACTTGAATATAAGAATCTCTGATTGATCGAGCTAAATACCCTAGGCGCCAATTTGATGCAAGTATCATGTTCAATCGCACTATGTACGAAAAAACTTCTTTGACGCTCAGTTGACGCTCCCATCTTTAGTCTTTTATTTagtcttttattctttataaaaaactttcctAGTATGCTAGTGATTTGCAGCTTATTCGAAAGAGTTTTTGTAGTCAAGAATCACAAGTGACTGCATCGCATACGCTAGGCAAAGTTGTTTGACATTTGAGTCTCTTCCTAAATGTAATACATAATCGCGCATCGCAATGGGGATACTGGAAAAAATCTCGGAAATTGAGAAAGAAATTGCACGAACGCAAAAAAACAAAGGTAAACATCGCATCGATATTGCGATATGTCTTAACCTACATGTACCTATCCTACATTATTGCTCGATATTATAGCTCTAACATATCACTTAaatggaacaaaaaaaaaaaaactatttacaaatatatattcgaaacaaatatatttgtaaaatttaattgcagcCACTGAATACCATTTGGGTTTGCTGA
This sequence is a window from Cataglyphis hispanica isolate Lineage 1 chromosome 17, ULB_Chis1_1.0, whole genome shotgun sequence. Protein-coding genes within it:
- the LOC126855939 gene encoding LOW QUALITY PROTEIN: chitobiosyldiphosphodolichol beta-mannosyltransferase-like (The sequence of the model RefSeq protein was modified relative to this genomic sequence to represent the inferred CDS: inserted 2 bases in 1 codon), giving the protein MFIYIILIFLVSLPILSYLGSLYQRRLKSDWKNVCVLVLGDIGRSPRMQYHAISFAKEGFIVDVVGYPGSPPMREIREYXRIRIHYLRPPPEMQNALPRLLCYIVKVAWQTIDLLQLLFKKRISGSLIIQNPPAIPTIPICWLYCVIMNTQFIIDWHNYAHSLMALSLGKEHILVNLARRIEKIFGRRAKNNFCVTKAMKKDLEKTWGIQAKVLYDKPADEFCPITLTEKNEFLQKLAEKYNVIVPYSPRRSGFIVSSTSWTEDEDFSILINALQEYENVCENRELNLPDLICVITGKGPLKDFYMAIVNLKNWKHVKVKTLWLENEDYPKILASADLGVCLHTSSSGLDLPMKVVDMFGCRLPVCAYNFNCLSELVRHNENSLVFANEYELAQQLKMWFQDFPNNEKQQQLCKKFQNNMFTSQLYPDWHVVKTDGELNDRPIIGILTQEIDYNLNKKYPDQYHSYIAASYVKFVEGAGARPVPIWIGENDSYYEAILNKVNGVLWPGGATFFFQKEGYADAGAAIYRFAKRINERGEHFPIFGICLGFELLTYVAANGVEHRTSCSSKNQPLPLEFTRDFREANLFKQAPLEIVKILSEENVTANYHQFCVTKEDLYRVNLTDEFRVLSLNRDKEGVEFISTLEHKRYPFYGVQYHPEKNLYEWVTGKNIPHGRNATLAAQYFANFFVNEARKNSHKFATEQEAKQSLIYKYSVTYTALQNSTYQQCYMFKKSDRDGFLLDNNV
- the LOC126856044 gene encoding ATPase family AAA domain-containing protein 5 isoform X1; this translates as MLYLSSRNMKDIKQYFSNDTKIVDERASADLEEESGQWKTIAAGKRGRVKIRISRTSSQERTCDIVESKNDLIDKTLSPFSGKVNNGEGTMPDETPKTKPKRNFRKGPELTKINVYQSEKAKYVEQNTNELSEQIIIDLDSISNDSTKNINEVENVELCNEVGSQREESNAFQVLMNRSKPIQYKELSPQSIEDIENKEKLDDIKELRSRHKEKLIALADKKGYSKRKIAEMEEGERIEKNIENRMRFFKSDVTDDIAHKRNDSIGLSIKNNKQQSGNLLDYFSKSPLESKNEDEKYTSTFIVKADVHQSNNSDIEPVIKSISNRIYSSKKCLKSKNLSTVDDIHIIASENLYLTQTNKQDMQKREKPRWSLRIKLHSTEDNDSSNDTTDDEIFSLRNKLKFNTSNKFRNSVNMEDKNVYSKDCNSHIRTKPPNKEKKESIGKQKGDNVQNTAKDAIVIDNNRNVDIQTKKLNEIAKVEHKDTNETIITMTDSECEIINEYVLKRKPNEKLAPLFIKRRKTNPVVTAAKRSFLQSDIIDMENKNINRKAHNNSSISTLPFPAISHVTQLKDTSDLIKLEIEYKFSTKVERKYLPSIDVNNYKCICNYSKVPKAVEVKINEPVKANIDEILSEIEEFCPDARKIWKTISTIKSDLEKKSPPPRMKSRKSRIVERKKILTENIGNEKSPLHDCVWTCKYKPMSAEDIVGNEEAAGKLKDWLSGWRASLTKQDDGSSSDEFYSSDCSSSCNNRENNQIAVLLGPHGSGKTASVYGVAEELGYSVLEVNASSRRTGKKILKELEEATKSHRIKKNKHKSPFARIANENEIPKISQNSLILLEDVDLIFEEDEGFVSAAYHLASKTKRPIVMTCRDTCPHLSKMAPQQNKIYFQKVNGSRVSALLELISLAETNRRLPHNCLMKLLQAGDLRQALLQSQYLLLSGPPELTERSTTIKPSLWQSVQRYLYKPAIKMINRHKTRKGTNTKRFNDTAFILDNLAENLDSLSLVSTLIDIEDTMLNISEEKAQPNLSLAENISFYSASRDLKVDIATFISDQILCIDSNANGLMQNQNNIILRKRLNRGVDLALSHVTSTCLDQRIIALDYLPTVRTICRAEEFRSTINYKRSNRFFHYLHSYIPSASMKPNILAAACKMLQEKTISA
- the LOC126856044 gene encoding uncharacterized protein LOC126856044 isoform X2, with the protein product MYINLKKQSMWNKIQTKLCNEVGSQREESNAFQVLMNRSKPIQYKELSPQSIEDIENKEKLDDIKELRSRHKEKLIALADKKGYSKRKIAEMEEGERIEKNIENRMRFFKSDVTDDIAHKRNDSIGLSIKNNKQQSGNLLDYFSKSPLESKNEDEKYTSTFIVKADVHQSNNSDIEPVIKSISNRIYSSKKCLKSKNLSTVDDIHIIASENLYLTQTNKQDMQKREKPRWSLRIKLHSTEDNDSSNDTTDDEIFSLRNKLKFNTSNKFRNSVNMEDKNVYSKDCNSHIRTKPPNKEKKESIGKQKGDNVQNTAKDAIVIDNNRNVDIQTKKLNEIAKVEHKDTNETIITMTDSECEIINEYVLKRKPNEKLAPLFIKRRKTNPVVTAAKRSFLQSDIIDMENKNINRKAHNNSSISTLPFPAISHVTQLKDTSDLIKLEIEYKFSTKVERKYLPSIDVNNYKCICNYSKVPKAVEVKINEPVKANIDEILSEIEEFCPDARKIWKTISTIKSDLEKKSPPPRMKSRKSRIVERKKILTENIGNEKSPLHDCVWTCKYKPMSAEDIVGNEEAAGKLKDWLSGWRASLTKQDDGSSSDEFYSSDCSSSCNNRENNQIAVLLGPHGSGKTASVYGVAEELGYSVLEVNASSRRTGKKILKELEEATKSHRIKKNKHKSPFARIANENEIPKISQNSLILLEDVDLIFEEDEGFVSAAYHLASKTKRPIVMTCRDTCPHLSKMAPQQNKIYFQKVNGSRVSALLELISLAETNRRLPHNCLMKLLQAGDLRQALLQSQYLLLSGPPELTERSTTIKPSLWQSVQRYLYKPAIKMINRHKTRKGTNTKRFNDTAFILDNLAENLDSLSLVSTLIDIEDTMLNISEEKAQPNLSLAENISFYSASRDLKVDIATFISDQILCIDSNANGLMQNQNNIILRKRLNRGVDLALSHVTSTCLDQRIIALDYLPTVRTICRAEEFRSTINYKRSNRFFHYLHSYIPSASMKPNILAAACKMLQEKTISA